The Brachyhypopomus gauderio isolate BG-103 chromosome 2, BGAUD_0.2, whole genome shotgun sequence genome contains a region encoding:
- the nudt4a gene encoding nudix (nucleoside diphosphate linked moiety X)-type motif 4a isoform X2, translated as MSGDPGDLDYMMKLKAHQTRTYDGEGFKKRAACLCFKNDREDEVLLVSSSRHPDHWIVPGGGMEPEEEPDGAAVREVFEEAGVRGILGRLLGVFENQDSKHRTYVYVLTVTETLEDWEDSVNIGRKRKWFKIDEAIRVLQCHKPVHAEYLRRLAPNGNTHEDDNAPLHQTNTQDCGRPRVHR; from the exons ATGTCTGGAGATCCCGGAGACCTGGACTACATGATGAAACTCAAGGCCCACCAAACGAGGACGTACGACGGCGAAGGCTTCAAAAAACGGGCCGCGTGCCTCTGCTTTAAAAACGACCGGGAAGACGAG GTCTTACTGGTGAGCAGCAGTCGGCATCCAGACCATTGGATTGTTCCTGGTGGCGGCATGGAGCCAGAGGAGGAGCCAGATGGGGCTGCAGTGAGGGAGGTGTTTGAGGAG GCTGGTGTGAGGGGCATCCTCGGAAGACTTCTGGGGGTTTTTGAG AACCAGGACAGCAAGCACCGGACGTACGTGTATGTGCTTACGGTCACGGAGACACTAGAGGACTGGGAAGACTCTGTTAACATTG GTCGCAAGAGAAAGTGGTTCAAAATTGACGAGGCCATCAGAGTGCTGCAGTGTCATAAACCGGTGCATGCGGAGTACCTCCGCAGACTCGCGCCCAACGGTAACACGCACGAGGACGACAACGCCCCTCTCCACCAAACAAATACGCAGGACTGTGGACGGCCTCGCGTACACAGATAG
- the nudt4a gene encoding nudix (nucleoside diphosphate linked moiety X)-type motif 4a isoform X1 — protein sequence MSGDPGDLDYMMKLKAHQTRTYDGEGFKKRAACLCFKNDREDEVLLVSSSRHPDHWIVPGGGMEPEEEPDGAAVREVFEEAGVRGILGRLLGVFEQNQDSKHRTYVYVLTVTETLEDWEDSVNIGRKRKWFKIDEAIRVLQCHKPVHAEYLRRLAPNGNTHEDDNAPLHQTNTQDCGRPRVHR from the exons ATGTCTGGAGATCCCGGAGACCTGGACTACATGATGAAACTCAAGGCCCACCAAACGAGGACGTACGACGGCGAAGGCTTCAAAAAACGGGCCGCGTGCCTCTGCTTTAAAAACGACCGGGAAGACGAG GTCTTACTGGTGAGCAGCAGTCGGCATCCAGACCATTGGATTGTTCCTGGTGGCGGCATGGAGCCAGAGGAGGAGCCAGATGGGGCTGCAGTGAGGGAGGTGTTTGAGGAG GCTGGTGTGAGGGGCATCCTCGGAAGACTTCTGGGGGTTTTTGAG CAGAACCAGGACAGCAAGCACCGGACGTACGTGTATGTGCTTACGGTCACGGAGACACTAGAGGACTGGGAAGACTCTGTTAACATTG GTCGCAAGAGAAAGTGGTTCAAAATTGACGAGGCCATCAGAGTGCTGCAGTGTCATAAACCGGTGCATGCGGAGTACCTCCGCAGACTCGCGCCCAACGGTAACACGCACGAGGACGACAACGCCCCTCTCCACCAAACAAATACGCAGGACTGTGGACGGCCTCGCGTACACAGATAG
- the ube2na gene encoding ubiquitin-conjugating enzyme E2Na translates to MAGLPRRIIKETQRLLAEPVPGIKAEPDEGNARYFHVVIAGPQDSPFEGGTFKLELFLPEEYPMAAPKVRFMTKIYHPNVDKLGRICLDILKDKWSPALQIRTVLLSIQALLSAPNPDDPLANDVAEQWKTNEAQAIETARTWTRLYAGNNIEV, encoded by the exons gaaacTCAGCGCTTGTTGGCAGAGCCGGTGCCAGGCATCAAAGCGGAGCCTGACGAGGGCAATGCTCGCTACTTCCACGTGGTCATCGCGGGACCTCAGGACTCCCCGTTTGAGGGAGGGACTTTTAAACTTGAACTCTTTCTTCCTGAAGAATACCCCATGGCAGCACCTAAAGTACGCTTCATGACCAAAATATATCACCCCAACGTAGACAAGCTTGGGAGAATATGTCTAGATATTTTGAAAG ATAAGTGGTCCCCAGCCCTGCAGATCCGCACAGTGCTGCTATCAATCCAGGCATTACTAAGCGCTCCCAACCCCGATGATCCCCTAGCAAACGATGTTGCCGAGCAGTGGAAGACCAACGAAGCTCAAGCCATAGAAACAG CCCGGACATGGACCAGGCTTTACGCCGGGAACAATATTGAAGTctag